One Edaphobacter flagellatus genomic region harbors:
- a CDS encoding AraC family transcriptional regulator — protein sequence MQTEAIEKPTKGTIREIDWRTDATLRTCLEVDRPVAVLGYDYAAGDRVPMHEHEKAQLIYAIEGTMTVTAAEGRWVLLPTRAVWVPARMRHAIQMRSALRMRTVYFDGTVTPPAEGCAAMGVSPLLRELIVSMQAEPMRYAAGSRAEHIASLISDELRQIPVLPLHLPSPKDARLRRVCEAMQRRPGIADGVEVWAARAEMSGRTLARLFRSELGMSFQEWRQQLLLLEAQVRLAQGQGSLRIARNLGYDSHAAFCAMFRRVLGVSPSEFQRLG from the coding sequence ATGCAGACAGAAGCTATCGAAAAACCGACAAAGGGAACGATTCGCGAGATCGACTGGAGGACAGATGCGACCCTGCGCACCTGTCTTGAGGTGGACCGTCCGGTTGCGGTGCTGGGGTACGACTATGCGGCGGGAGATCGCGTGCCGATGCATGAGCACGAGAAGGCCCAGCTGATCTACGCCATCGAAGGGACGATGACGGTGACGGCGGCAGAGGGACGGTGGGTGCTGCTGCCGACGCGGGCGGTGTGGGTTCCGGCGAGGATGCGGCATGCGATCCAGATGCGGAGCGCGCTGCGGATGCGCACGGTGTACTTCGACGGGACGGTGACACCACCGGCGGAGGGATGCGCGGCGATGGGGGTGTCTCCGCTGCTGCGGGAGCTGATTGTGAGCATGCAGGCGGAGCCGATGCGTTATGCGGCAGGCAGCCGCGCGGAGCATATCGCCTCTTTGATCAGCGATGAACTGCGGCAGATTCCTGTGCTGCCGCTGCATCTGCCTTCACCAAAGGATGCACGGCTACGCAGAGTATGCGAGGCGATGCAACGGAGGCCGGGTATCGCCGATGGCGTGGAGGTATGGGCGGCGCGGGCAGAGATGAGCGGACGCACGCTGGCGCGGCTGTTTCGCAGCGAGCTGGGCATGAGCTTTCAGGAGTGGCGGCAGCAGCTCCTGCTGCTGGAGGCGCAGGTGCGGCTGGCGCAGGGTCAGGGCAGCCTGCGGATTGCGCGGAACCTGGGGTATGACAGCCATGCGGCGTTCTGCGCCATGTTTCGCAGGGTGCTGGGAGTTTCGCCTTCGGAGTTTCAGCGGCTGGGCTGA
- a CDS encoding LolA-like protein produces MKIRLALAVGTLATLPSLTGCLSHTRTVPKTRVADVIMSTSVESMAQQINTRYNSLDTFNASVEISATTGGGLQGKETQSLNFAGYILMRKPEFLRVLLLVPVVRTQALDMVSDGSNFKLLIPPRHRAIVGSNKLTTTSKNGLENLRPDVIFDSMFIQGPEKDQIMSMTTDIRVIESGKKKKDLIEEPAYAVQILARPEGTTVRTLRVIHINSIDLLPYQQDIYDADGKVITKAYYSNYHYYGPNSTIPFPSNIIIERPRDHYSLTVNITKLTLNAHMDDDQFELKIPEGINVETLK; encoded by the coding sequence ATGAAGATTCGACTAGCGTTGGCGGTGGGGACTCTCGCCACACTTCCCTCGCTGACTGGCTGTCTTAGCCACACCCGCACCGTCCCCAAAACACGCGTCGCCGACGTTATCATGAGCACCTCCGTCGAATCGATGGCGCAGCAGATCAACACCCGCTACAACTCCCTCGACACCTTCAACGCCTCGGTCGAAATCTCCGCCACCACCGGCGGCGGCCTGCAGGGCAAGGAGACCCAGTCCCTCAACTTCGCCGGCTACATCCTCATGCGTAAGCCGGAGTTCCTGCGGGTCCTGCTGCTCGTTCCCGTCGTCCGCACCCAGGCCCTCGACATGGTCTCCGACGGCAGCAACTTCAAGCTGCTCATCCCGCCGCGCCACCGCGCCATCGTCGGCTCCAACAAGCTCACTACCACCTCCAAAAACGGCCTCGAGAACCTCCGTCCCGACGTCATCTTCGACTCCATGTTCATCCAGGGTCCCGAGAAGGACCAGATCATGTCGATGACCACCGATATCCGCGTCATCGAGTCCGGCAAAAAGAAGAAGGACCTCATCGAAGAGCCCGCCTACGCCGTCCAGATCCTCGCCCGGCCCGAAGGCACCACCGTCCGCACCCTGCGCGTCATTCACATCAACTCCATCGACCTGCTGCCCTACCAGCAGGACATCTACGACGCCGACGGCAAGGTCATCACCAAGGCCTACTACAGCAACTACCACTACTACGGCCCCAACAGCACCATCCCTTTCCCGTCGAACATCATCATCGAGCGCCCCCGCGACCACTACTCGCTGACCGTCAACATCACCAAGCTCACCCTCAACGCCCACATGGACGACGACCAGTTCGAGCTGAAAATCCCCGAAGGGATCAACGTCGAAACGCTCAAGTAG
- the mltG gene encoding endolytic transglycosylase MltG produces the protein MKFFVTLLLLVLVALGGAYWLVTTPFGPASETFVEIPPHTSTEQMATQLERAGVIRSRYGFELLRLHEAGTLKAGEYRFDHPAPMTEVYRRIVKGDIFTLGLTIPEGYNIFDIAQAVQNAGLGDRDTFLAAERQHTELIADWTDPATRPASLEGYLFPDTYHFARHTQPLTILTAMVRRFRQAAQQLHLEGPEANRTVIMASLIEKEVSQDSERPLVAGVFVNRLDKKIPLATDPTVIYAALLDNRWRGTIYATDLKSLSPYNTYVHTGLPPGPICNPGMAAFHAAISPAQTDYLYFVSDAAGHSRFAATLKGHNENVQAYRKAQQQR, from the coding sequence TTGAAGTTTTTTGTAACGCTGTTGCTTCTCGTGCTCGTCGCTTTAGGCGGCGCGTACTGGCTCGTCACCACGCCCTTCGGCCCCGCTTCTGAAACATTCGTCGAGATTCCGCCGCACACCTCCACCGAGCAGATGGCTACGCAGCTTGAGCGCGCCGGCGTCATCCGCTCCCGCTACGGCTTCGAGCTGCTCCGCCTCCACGAAGCAGGCACCCTCAAAGCAGGCGAGTACCGCTTCGATCACCCTGCGCCCATGACCGAGGTCTATCGCCGCATCGTCAAGGGCGACATCTTCACCCTCGGCCTCACCATTCCCGAGGGCTACAACATCTTCGACATCGCCCAGGCCGTCCAGAACGCCGGACTCGGCGACCGCGACACCTTCCTGGCCGCCGAACGCCAGCACACCGAGCTGATCGCCGATTGGACCGACCCCGCCACCCGTCCCGCCTCGCTCGAAGGCTATCTCTTCCCCGACACGTACCACTTCGCCCGTCACACCCAGCCGCTGACCATCCTCACCGCCATGGTCCGGCGCTTCCGCCAGGCCGCCCAGCAGCTCCATCTCGAGGGGCCCGAGGCGAACCGCACCGTCATCATGGCCTCCCTGATTGAAAAAGAGGTCTCGCAGGACAGCGAGCGACCCCTCGTGGCTGGGGTCTTCGTCAACCGGCTCGACAAAAAGATCCCCCTCGCCACCGACCCCACCGTCATCTACGCCGCCCTGCTCGACAATCGCTGGCGCGGAACCATCTACGCCACCGATCTCAAATCCCTCTCGCCCTACAACACGTACGTGCACACCGGCCTGCCTCCGGGCCCCATCTGCAACCCCGGCATGGCCGCCTTTCACGCCGCCATCTCCCCGGCCCAGACCGACTATCTTTACTTCGTCTCCGACGCCGCAGGCCACAGCCGCTTCGCCGCCACGCTCAAAGGGCATAATGAGAATGTGCAGGCTTACCGTAAGGCCCAGCAACAGCGTTAG
- a CDS encoding DHA2 family efflux MFS transporter permease subunit: MSASTPTRHNIWLIAAAVIIAPFMEVLDTSIANVALPYIAGNLSSSLDESVWVLTSYLVANAIVLPASGWISHRIGRKRFYLISIVLFTLSSFLCAIAPNLPMLIVFRVLQGLGGGGLQPTTQAILADVFPKERIASAFTLYSVVIVLAPTLGPILGGWLSDNYGWRWIFFLNIPFGIAAWLLNRRLQPNSPPTQSQRDSIDYPGLAGIALGLGCLEYVLDRGERSDWFASPAITTSAIVSVAALILLIYYELRRAQHPILQLRLLADRNFLLANILIFFTYFARYASTALLPEFTHSMLGYTATDSGLVLSPGSFVLLLFLPLTTWLMRRVDLRLLIFTGLLVTSTAFFLMSRISLDIDYRTIVRLRILESTGVALFLTPISVLAYSQLRSGKNDAAASLYGLFRNLGSAIGISVVNTMLVRRVQLHRTYLAASLTPSSPCVRNAVTSTTAQLHAHGGDSPTTALARALGYLNEQLNRQATMLTYTDCFRLLLWVSLLLTPFAWFFLIARKTPSAKKAAAKPATTQVTETEAEMAAR; this comes from the coding sequence TTGTCCGCATCCACCCCAACCCGGCACAACATCTGGCTCATCGCCGCCGCCGTCATCATCGCGCCGTTCATGGAGGTGCTCGACACCTCCATCGCCAACGTCGCCCTGCCTTACATCGCCGGCAACCTCTCCTCCTCGCTCGACGAATCCGTCTGGGTGCTCACCTCCTACCTCGTCGCCAACGCCATCGTCCTGCCCGCCAGCGGCTGGATCTCCCACCGCATCGGACGCAAGCGCTTCTACCTCATCTCCATCGTCCTGTTCACCCTCAGCTCCTTCCTCTGCGCCATCGCGCCGAATCTCCCCATGCTCATCGTCTTCCGCGTCCTGCAAGGACTCGGCGGCGGCGGCCTGCAACCCACCACCCAGGCCATCCTCGCCGATGTCTTTCCAAAGGAGCGCATCGCCTCCGCCTTCACCCTCTACTCCGTCGTCATCGTCCTCGCCCCCACCCTCGGCCCTATCCTCGGCGGCTGGCTCAGCGACAACTACGGCTGGCGCTGGATCTTCTTCCTCAACATCCCCTTCGGCATCGCCGCCTGGCTTCTCAACCGGCGTCTCCAGCCCAATTCGCCACCCACACAATCGCAGCGCGACTCCATCGACTACCCCGGCCTCGCCGGAATCGCCCTCGGCCTCGGCTGCCTCGAATACGTCCTCGACCGCGGCGAGCGCTCCGACTGGTTCGCCTCACCCGCCATCACCACCAGCGCCATTGTCTCCGTCGCCGCGCTCATCCTGCTCATCTATTACGAGCTGCGCCGCGCGCAACACCCCATCCTTCAGCTCCGCCTGCTCGCCGACCGCAACTTCCTGCTCGCCAACATCCTCATCTTCTTCACCTACTTCGCCCGCTACGCCAGCACCGCGCTCCTGCCGGAGTTCACCCACAGTATGCTCGGCTACACCGCCACCGACAGCGGACTCGTCCTCTCGCCCGGCTCCTTTGTCCTGCTGCTCTTTCTTCCTCTCACCACCTGGCTCATGCGCCGCGTCGACCTTCGCCTGCTCATCTTCACCGGCCTGCTCGTCACCAGCACGGCGTTCTTCCTCATGAGCCGCATCTCGCTCGACATCGACTACCGCACCATCGTCCGTCTGCGCATCCTCGAAAGCACCGGCGTCGCTCTCTTCCTCACACCCATCAGCGTTCTCGCCTACTCGCAGCTGCGCTCCGGCAAAAACGACGCCGCGGCCTCGCTCTACGGACTCTTTCGCAATCTTGGCTCCGCCATCGGCATTTCCGTTGTGAACACCATGCTCGTGCGTCGCGTGCAGCTCCACCGCACCTACCTCGCGGCCAGCCTCACCCCGTCCTCACCATGCGTGCGCAACGCCGTGACATCCACCACGGCACAACTGCACGCTCACGGCGGCGACTCCCCCACAACCGCCCTCGCACGCGCTCTCGGCTATCTCAACGAACAGCTCAACCGGCAGGCAACCATGCTCACCTACACCGACTGCTTCCGCCTTCTGCTCTGGGTCTCTCTCCTGCTCACACCTTTTGCATGGTTCTTCCTGATCGCCCGCAAGACGCCATCGGCAAAGAAGGCCGCCGCCAAACCCGCAACGACACAAGTCACAGAAACCGAAGCCGAGATGGCAGCCCGATAA
- a CDS encoding S9 family peptidase — translation MKKLIFSVAATMILMSSITQAQQPGSPASSLAGAEQPPIIDRQLFFGEVQIAGAQISPDGQWISFLKPYNGVRNIWVKKAGEPFDKARPLSAEKTRPVGGYFWSRNSKYVLYAQDNAGDENFNVYAIDPAAPADAKTGVPVTRALTNLKGVRTMLYAAPKAKPDILYIGLNDRDAHWHDLYELHISTGEKKLVRQNTERIAGWDFDNDGNLRLASRTNNAGDTEIMGITESGFKVIYSCSVLEQCGVVAFAPDNKHAYLITNKGSLNFIELQSLDPVTGATTKMESDPEGRVDLQGISTSQVDHRILYTTYQDDRFRRYFHDKAFEKDFRWLESQLPGKEIGLGSPSQDESLWILNAFSDTEPGETYLWDRKAKTLTLQYRIREELPRASLSERKPYHFKSSDGLEIPGYLTLPKGLPAKNLALIVLPHGGPWGRDSWGYDTLAQFLANRGYAVLQPNFRASTGYGKKFLNAGNGEWGRKMQDDLTWGAKALIADGTADPRRIGIAGGSYGGYATLAGVAFTPDVYAAAFAIVAPSNLITLLDAIPPYWEAARKQMYTRMADPLTLEGRQLLIAESPLTKAKQIVTPLVVVQGKNDPRVNIRESNQIVAAVRDNGKPVEYLVAPDEGHGFARPINNLAMVTKMEEFFATYLGGRYQKDVPADVAAKLKEITVDPKTVSGAVTMNTPAPTGK, via the coding sequence TTGAAGAAGCTGATTTTCTCCGTAGCCGCTACCATGATTCTTATGTCCTCGATCACACAGGCGCAGCAACCGGGGTCCCCTGCGAGTTCGCTCGCCGGGGCTGAGCAGCCACCCATTATCGATCGCCAGCTCTTCTTCGGCGAAGTCCAGATTGCAGGAGCGCAGATCTCTCCCGACGGCCAGTGGATCTCGTTTCTCAAACCGTATAACGGCGTGCGCAACATCTGGGTCAAGAAAGCCGGCGAACCGTTCGACAAGGCCCGCCCCCTGAGCGCAGAAAAAACGCGGCCTGTCGGCGGCTACTTCTGGTCGCGTAATTCGAAGTACGTCCTCTACGCGCAGGACAACGCAGGCGACGAGAACTTCAACGTCTACGCCATCGATCCCGCCGCACCCGCAGATGCCAAGACCGGCGTTCCCGTGACGCGCGCGCTCACGAACCTCAAAGGCGTGCGCACGATGCTCTACGCCGCTCCCAAGGCAAAGCCCGACATTCTCTACATCGGCCTTAACGATCGCGACGCACACTGGCACGATCTGTACGAACTGCACATCTCCACCGGCGAAAAGAAGCTGGTGCGCCAGAACACAGAGCGTATCGCAGGATGGGACTTCGACAACGACGGCAATCTGCGCCTCGCCTCGCGCACCAACAACGCGGGCGATACCGAGATCATGGGCATTACAGAGTCAGGCTTCAAAGTGATCTACAGCTGCTCCGTGCTGGAGCAGTGCGGTGTCGTCGCCTTCGCGCCCGACAACAAGCACGCCTACCTGATCACCAACAAAGGCTCGCTGAATTTTATTGAGCTGCAATCGCTCGACCCCGTGACGGGAGCGACGACGAAGATGGAAAGCGACCCCGAGGGCCGCGTCGATCTGCAGGGCATCTCCACCTCGCAGGTAGACCATCGCATTCTCTACACCACCTATCAGGACGACCGCTTCCGTCGCTACTTCCACGACAAGGCATTCGAGAAGGACTTCCGCTGGCTTGAGTCGCAGCTGCCGGGCAAAGAGATCGGCCTCGGCTCGCCTTCGCAGGACGAGAGCCTGTGGATTCTGAACGCCTTCAGCGACACCGAACCCGGCGAAACCTATCTGTGGGACCGCAAGGCAAAGACGCTCACGCTGCAGTACCGCATCCGCGAAGAGCTTCCACGCGCCTCTCTGTCCGAGCGGAAGCCCTATCACTTCAAATCCTCCGACGGACTCGAGATTCCCGGCTACCTCACGCTGCCGAAGGGGCTGCCTGCGAAGAACCTCGCGTTAATCGTGCTCCCGCATGGCGGCCCCTGGGGGCGCGACTCGTGGGGCTACGATACCCTCGCGCAATTCCTCGCCAATCGCGGCTACGCCGTGCTGCAGCCGAACTTCCGCGCCTCGACCGGCTACGGTAAGAAGTTCCTCAATGCAGGCAACGGCGAATGGGGCCGCAAGATGCAGGACGACCTCACCTGGGGCGCGAAGGCTCTGATCGCCGACGGCACGGCCGACCCCAGGCGCATCGGCATCGCAGGCGGATCGTACGGCGGCTACGCGACCCTCGCCGGGGTCGCATTCACGCCCGATGTCTACGCGGCAGCCTTTGCCATCGTTGCGCCATCCAATCTGATTACGCTGCTCGATGCGATTCCGCCGTACTGGGAGGCAGCACGCAAACAGATGTATACACGCATGGCCGATCCGCTCACGCTCGAAGGCCGCCAGCTCCTGATCGCCGAGTCGCCGCTGACGAAGGCCAAACAGATCGTCACGCCGCTCGTTGTCGTGCAGGGCAAAAACGATCCGCGCGTCAACATCCGCGAAAGCAACCAGATCGTCGCTGCCGTACGCGATAATGGCAAGCCTGTCGAATATCTCGTCGCTCCCGACGAAGGCCACGGCTTCGCGCGCCCCATCAACAATCTCGCCATGGTCACCAAGATGGAGGAGTTCTTCGCAACCTATCTCGGCGGACGTTATCAAAAAGATGTGCCTGCTGATGTGGCTGCAAAGCTCAAGGAAATCACCGTCGATCCAAAGACAGTCTCGGGCGCGGTGACGATGAATACGCCTGCCCCGACAGGCAAATAG